Proteins from a single region of Dyadobacter fanqingshengii:
- a CDS encoding DsbA family oxidoreductase, protein MDLSNHQADRVKIVFYTDPLCCWSWALYPHWQRFIEQFKDHVTYSYCLGGMIPDWTKYDDPFNSVSRPAQMGPIWMEAQHRTGAKINDMIWSQEDPPSSSYPACIAIKTADLQGFEASELYMQAVWKAVMVDALNISKRDVLLQVARGTSLLHPGILDYDRFVSDYDTIQSRDAFRSDLRQVAYNRIGRFPTLTITKSGKGLIMTGFRPYEALVDAFNHLQQVSKGHPADISID, encoded by the coding sequence TTGGACTTATCAAACCATCAGGCGGATCGGGTAAAAATCGTTTTTTACACCGATCCGCTCTGTTGCTGGAGCTGGGCCTTATATCCCCACTGGCAACGCTTTATTGAGCAATTCAAAGATCATGTCACCTATTCCTATTGTCTGGGCGGGATGATCCCGGACTGGACCAAATACGATGATCCGTTCAATTCCGTCAGCAGGCCTGCGCAAATGGGCCCGATCTGGATGGAAGCGCAGCACCGGACTGGTGCAAAGATCAATGATATGATTTGGAGCCAGGAAGATCCGCCCTCATCCTCCTATCCTGCGTGCATCGCCATCAAAACCGCAGACCTGCAAGGTTTTGAAGCATCGGAGCTTTACATGCAGGCGGTCTGGAAAGCAGTGATGGTGGACGCATTGAATATTTCTAAAAGGGATGTCCTGCTTCAAGTTGCTCGTGGCACTAGCCTGCTTCATCCTGGAATTTTAGATTACGACCGGTTTGTAAGCGACTATGATACGATCCAAAGTCGCGATGCCTTTCGCAGCGATCTGCGGCAGGTTGCTTATAACCGCATTGGCCGCTTTCCTACGTTGACCATTACCAAATCGGGGAAGGGATTGATCATGACCGGCTTCCGCCCCTACGAGGCGCTGGTGGATGCATTCAACCATTTACAGCAGGTTTCCAAAGGCCACCCTGCTGACATTTCAATTGATTAG
- a CDS encoding manganese catalase family protein has translation MFYHVKELQFNARVSKPDPKFARLLLEQFGGSNGELKAAMQYFVQAFSAKNPYPDKYDLLMDIATEEFSHLEIVGATIQMLLGGVNGELKNASEESEIMKLLDGTAAKEDFIHEAIINPQFGVLTGGGPALTDSNGIPWTAAYVTANGDLTVDLRSNIAAESRAKIVYEYLMKFTDDPSVKETLRFLMTREIAHYQMFEAALATIQPNFPPGILQGDPRFSNLYYNMSSGMEARGPWNEGTSTQLGETWQYIEDPLQQVLDTNGLTTLEPTGTDRTEKSVKALNEQLGKQRSEEIMSATDEIDAQWSTYSKTGGLINDL, from the coding sequence ATGTTTTATCACGTTAAGGAATTACAATTTAACGCCCGGGTTTCGAAACCGGACCCGAAGTTTGCAAGACTACTGCTGGAACAATTCGGCGGGAGCAATGGAGAGCTGAAAGCAGCCATGCAGTATTTTGTGCAAGCGTTCAGTGCAAAGAATCCGTACCCCGACAAGTATGACCTGCTCATGGACATTGCCACCGAAGAGTTCAGTCATCTTGAAATCGTAGGCGCTACCATTCAAATGTTGCTGGGTGGTGTGAATGGCGAGCTAAAAAATGCCTCAGAGGAATCAGAGATCATGAAACTACTGGACGGCACAGCTGCGAAAGAGGATTTTATTCATGAAGCCATCATCAATCCGCAGTTTGGGGTACTTACCGGAGGAGGCCCTGCACTGACTGACAGTAACGGCATCCCCTGGACAGCAGCCTATGTAACTGCAAACGGTGACCTGACCGTTGATTTGCGCTCAAACATTGCCGCCGAATCCAGGGCCAAAATTGTCTATGAATACCTGATGAAATTTACTGATGATCCTTCTGTAAAGGAAACGCTCCGCTTTTTGATGACCCGCGAGATCGCGCATTATCAGATGTTCGAGGCTGCTTTGGCAACTATTCAACCTAATTTCCCTCCGGGTATCCTGCAAGGTGACCCGCGTTTCAGTAATCTTTATTACAACATGTCCAGTGGAATGGAGGCACGCGGGCCATGGAACGAAGGCACCAGTACACAGCTGGGTGAAACATGGCAGTACATTGAAGACCCATTGCAACAAGTGCTCGACACGAACGGACTTACCACACTGGAACCAACTGGAACGGACCGTACCGAAAAATCTGTGAAAGCGCTGAACGAACAACTTGGCAAGCAGCGCAGTGAGGAAATCATGAGTGCTACTGATGAAATCGATGCACAGTGGAGCACTTATAGCAAAACGGGAGGCCTCATCAATGACCTATAA
- a CDS encoding winged helix-turn-helix domain-containing protein, with the protein MRVNSAFTGFFTDRMLVKCGIAAVMVAIFFIASSFTEHPGRDFQAKQINLIVRQVGHRLLLQAGDSTSRVLPVTEMNEGIFLLRFENEFVFNHDSLMVLSQGLLPKTKFPSGYTVTVHDCKKGDIVHGFQVNNTSPDILACSGRSQPIGCYTIEFTFPDFYENIEQKKAEINQLTGPVKADTQVVYPKREELKMATFHDIDQRTKELKSDKTDRKEVDPKLEELKTTIFGYPLINVVYGGIFVLLGAAVLTWHFRKNLKQVPRQNQKYSIVKEPVTDLAALGSFLFNVKGQLLLLGSEVISLTDKECKVLELLHKNFGELIPRETLLQEVWINEGVFTGRSLDMFVSKLRKKLSHDPELRITNVHGKGYKLEIPKRQVI; encoded by the coding sequence ATGCGTGTAAATTCTGCTTTTACTGGATTTTTCACTGACCGGATGTTGGTGAAATGCGGCATTGCCGCGGTGATGGTTGCTATTTTTTTTATCGCTTCGTCTTTTACAGAACATCCCGGGCGGGACTTCCAGGCGAAGCAGATAAACCTCATCGTCCGTCAAGTTGGTCATCGGTTGCTCTTGCAGGCAGGGGACTCGACGTCACGCGTATTACCTGTTACCGAGATGAACGAAGGCATCTTTCTGCTCAGGTTTGAAAATGAATTCGTTTTTAACCACGACTCGCTCATGGTGTTGTCACAAGGCTTACTTCCAAAAACAAAGTTTCCTTCTGGCTACACCGTTACAGTACATGATTGCAAGAAAGGCGATATCGTCCATGGTTTCCAGGTAAATAATACCTCACCGGACATCCTGGCTTGCAGCGGCAGAAGTCAGCCCATAGGTTGTTATACAATCGAATTTACGTTTCCGGATTTTTATGAAAATATAGAACAGAAGAAAGCAGAGATCAACCAACTAACTGGCCCCGTTAAAGCGGATACTCAGGTAGTCTATCCAAAACGTGAAGAATTAAAAATGGCCACCTTCCATGACATCGACCAACGGACGAAGGAACTTAAATCGGACAAAACGGATCGCAAGGAAGTTGATCCCAAACTTGAAGAATTAAAAACGACAATCTTCGGCTATCCGTTAATCAATGTGGTTTATGGCGGCATTTTTGTGTTACTGGGTGCTGCCGTGTTGACTTGGCACTTCAGGAAAAATTTGAAACAGGTGCCCAGGCAAAATCAAAAATACTCTATCGTAAAAGAACCCGTTACGGATTTGGCTGCGCTCGGAAGTTTTCTATTTAACGTGAAGGGGCAGCTCCTGCTTTTGGGAAGCGAGGTCATTAGTCTCACAGACAAAGAATGCAAGGTTCTGGAATTGCTCCACAAAAATTTCGGTGAACTGATCCCACGCGAAACGCTGTTGCAGGAAGTCTGGATCAACGAAGGGGTATTCACCGGTCGCAGCCTGGACATGTTTGTGTCGAAACTCCGAAAGAAATTAAGCCATGATCCTGAGCTGAGAATCACGAATGTTCATGGGAAAGGATATAAGCTGGAAATACCTAAAAGACAGGTTATCTGA